A genome region from Carya illinoinensis cultivar Pawnee chromosome 2, C.illinoinensisPawnee_v1, whole genome shotgun sequence includes the following:
- the LOC122301120 gene encoding uncharacterized protein LOC122301120, protein MSSISQGLVLATAMFISSTALFLAYCRQKSFTPTQLSETQNSQQPDKQIVLRSCLYSDKKMKKVQFAENAKDPRGNGEECRKEHMKRSKVEMGCRSELRRMSGMPENRVALYNGILKERVQKMQCSC, encoded by the exons ATGTCTTCCATATCACAGGGTTTGGTCTTGGCCACAGCCATGTTTATCTCTAGCACCGCTCTCTTTCTGGCTTATTGCAGGCAAAAATCTTTCACACCAACCCAACTTTCGGAGACTCAAAATTCCCAACAGCCGGACAAGCAAATAGTTCTACGCTCTTGCTTATATTCAG acaaaaagatgaagaaagTGCAATTTGCTGAGAATGCGAAGGATCCGAGGGGGAATGGCGAGGAATGCAGGAAGGAGCACATGAAACGGAGCAAAGTTGAAATGGGTTGCAGAAGCGAGCTCCGGAGAATGAGTGGAATGCCGGAGAATCGGGTTGCATTGTACAATGGAATTCTCAAGGAGCGCGTGCAAAAAATGCAGTGCTCATGTTGA